The following is a genomic window from Candidatus Acidiferrales bacterium.
ACGATTGCCCGGGCGGCGATGTCGCTTACCTTTCCCTCGCGGTTCATGCTCGCGGCCGCGATGAACCCCTGCCCGTGCGGCTTCTTCGGCGACCCGAACCGCGATTGCCACTGTACGCCGGCGCAGATTCAACGCTACGTCGCCAAGATCTCCGGGCCGCTGCTCGATCGCATTGACATCCACATTGACATGCCCGCGGTCAAGTACAAGGAGCTGCGCGCGCCCGTGGCCAAGGAAGGCTCCGGGGAAGTCCGCCAGCGGGTGATCGCCGCGCGCAAGACTCAGCTCGAACGCTTCCGCGACGAAGCTCCGTCCGGAAAGCCGTCGCGACAAACTTCCGGGCTGGCCCGGATTTTCTCAAATGCCCAGATGCCGCCCAAACTCATCCGCAAATATTGCGAGATCGGCGCCGATGCCGACCGCATGCTCGAAGCCGCCATCACCCGGCTGGGCCTTTCCGCCCGCGCCCACGACCGCATTCTGAAAGTCGCCCGCACGATTGCCGACCTCGACGCCTCTCCAAACCTTGAATCGAAGCACGTCTCCGAAGCCATCCAATATCGGACATTGGACCGGAGTTATTGGGCGTGAGAAACACTGCTCGTGTCGTTCCAACTGACTGGGCCTGGTGGAATCTACCAGATGATTCCCACGGGCAGAAGCCCATGGGCTGAACGTGAGCGCCATGTTGTTCCCTCTGTTCGTGAATGCAGTGTTGTCCCTCTGTTCAGCCCAGCGGCTTCCGCCGCTGGGCGAGGCACAATGAGTCGGAATGGCACCAGCCTCTCTCCTCATGTGCTTCCAGCGTATCATGGTGGGTGACGAGGGTTCCCCATGCAGCTCTACCTGGTGCAACACGCTCAGGCCAAGAGCGAGGCGGAAGATCCGCAACGCTCCCTGACCAAGGAAGGCAAACAGATTGCCCTCCGCATGGCCGGTTTTGCCGCCCGGCGCAATATCACGGTCGCTGAAATCTGGCACAGCGAAAAGCTGCGCGCCCGGCAGACGGCCGAAATATTTGCTGAAGCGATTCCTCCCCAAGCCGGCATGCATGAAAAGCCGGGCCTGGGACCACTCGAGGACGTTACACCTCTTGTTTCAGCGCTCGCCGGAGCCAGGGACAATCTCATGATCGTAGGCCACCTGCCCCACCTGAGCCGTCTCGCCTCTCGTTTGCTTTGCCAGGACGAAACCAAAACCATTGTGGCTTTCCAGATGGCGGGAATTGTCAGGCTGGACAGGGAAGGGGCTGGAGAGTGGTCGCTGCGATGGATCGTGGCGCCGGAACTGGTCGCCTAGCTTAGAAAATAGAAATTAGAAAAGAGAAAAGAGGGGCAACCGCGCCGACGCGCCACTATTTTCTATTTTCCATTTTCTCTTTTCTGTCTCTCCAACACGATCATTCCGCCCGTATCGAGCTGCTTGAGTGGCAGGTTCAGCTCTTTGAGTTTTGGCTCGAGGGCGTTCCGGTCGCCGACCACGAGAATCATGAGGTGATCGGGGTCGAGGTATTGCCTGGCGACGCGCCGGGCGTCCTCAAGGCTGACCGCCTCCACCCTCTGTTGGAAGCTCTCGAAATAATCCTCAGGCAGGTCGAACAGGACCATTTCCCACAGCCTGCTGGCAATCTGGGCCGGCGTCTCGAAACCGCGGGGATAGCCGCGGATGATGGCTGCCTTGGCGGCGTCAAGTTCCGACAAGCTAATGGGTCGCTCGCTGCGAATCTCGCGGAATTCTTTGAGGATTTCCTGAATGGCCTCCCGCGTGACGGCGGTTTCGACGCTGCCGCCCGCCAGCAGGTTCGAAGGCCCCCGCAGCCAGTCGAAGCGCGACTGAAAACCGTAGCTGTAGCCGCGCCTCTCCCGCAGGTTCATGTTCAGCCGGCTGACAAACTGCCCGCCCAGCACGGCGTTCATCACCACCAACGGGAAATAATCGGGATGGTTGCGCGGGACCGTCACATGGCCGGCGCGCAAGACCGACTGCGCTGCTGCCGGTTTGTCCAGAAGATAGACGCAGGTGGGTTGCCGGAGGCCCGCCATGTTATCGGCGGGCTTGTCTGACATCACTGCGGGCATCACCGCCGGCCCATCCCAACCTCGCCGCTCCCCGAGGGCCTCGCTCTGGAGGCTTGGTGTGAAGGCTGCTTCCACTTCCGCCGCGGCCTCGTCGAGCGTAGTGTCTCCCACCAGGATGAGCACGGCCCGCTCCGGGCGGTAGTGGGCGCGATAGAAGCTTTCCATCTGCTCGAGCGTCACCTGGCTCACGAACGCCTGGGTGCCTTCGATGGGGTGCCCGTAGGGGGAATCGTTCCCATAGAGCACGCCGAGGGATATCTGGTTCGCAAGCGCCGCGGGGTTATCCTTCAGGCGCAGCAGTTCTGTCAGTTGCTGCTCGCGGACGCGCTCCAGCTCGATGGCCGGAAAGCTTGCCTGCTGGACGACATCGGCAAAAAGCTCGAGCGCCTTCGGCCAATGCTTCTTGAGCGACTCGATGACGACCAAGCTTTCATCGCGGTCGGCGCGGGCTTCGAGCCTTGCCCCGATGAACTCAAGTTCCGAGGCCAACTCGATGCTGCTTCGCGTCGCCGTGCCTTCATCGAGCATCGTGGCGACCATCGTCGCCAGGCCCGGCTGATCGTTCGGATCGGCGGCCGCCCCCGCCTTGACGAGCAGCAGAGCCACCATGACCGGAAGCTTGTGCTTTTCCACTAGAACGATTTCGAGCCCGTGAGCGAGCCCCGATTTCATCGAGGCGAGTTTCTTCCGCTGTATCTTCGGGAGAGAGAACGGCGGGGTAGCTGCCGGAGCGGGTTGCCGGCTGCGGTCGCCCGCTGTCACCTTTCCCACAGCCTGGGATTGAGGCCGCGGGGGTTTTCCTTCAGCGTCCTCCCCAGGCGCATTCACCACCAGCGGCTCACCGCGCCCGTCCCCTTCCGTGCGAGCTTTTCCCGATCCTATCGGGACGGTTGCCGTAAGCGGCACCACGCTCAGGTTCACGCGGCCATTGCTCAAATAGATGCTTGCTGCCCGCTGGACGCCCGACGCGTCCACCCGGAGGTATCGTTCGATATCCTTCTCGATGTGGCCTGGATCGCCGAGAAAAACGTTGTAGCGATTGAGCGCGTCCGCTCGACCGCCGAATCCGCCAATTCTCTCTAGCTGTTCTACAAAAAACGTTTCGAGCTTATTCCGCGCCCGGCCGATCTCCTCTTCCGTTGGCGGCGCCAGCTTCAGTTCCTCGATTCGCTCGTCAATTGCCGCTTCGAGCTCGGCGGTCGAGTGGCCGGGTTTTGCGGTGGCGACAATCTGGAACTGCCCGGCGATCTCTTGCGAGAATTGAGCCACGCTCACCTCTTGCGCGATTTGTTTTTCATAGACCAGCGACCGGAAAAGGCGGGAGCTCTTGCCATCGCCGAGAATGTAAGCCAGTATTTCCATCTCCGGCTCGTCCGCTTCAAACTGTGGCGGCGACGGCCACACAAGATAAAGCCGCGGCAACTGGACGCGGTCTTCCGCACCGATCCGCTTCTCGGCCGCAAGCCTTGGCAACCAGCGCTCGACCCGGGTGAAGGGCGGCCCGGGCGGAATTTCCGCAAAGTACTTTTCGACGAGCTGCCTTGCCTCGTCCGGCTGGAAGTCGCCGGCCAGCGCCAAACTGGCATTCGACGGGGTGTAGTACGTGCGAAAAAATTGCTCGATGTCTTCGAGCGAAGCGCGCTCGAGGTCTTCCTCGGTGCCGATGGTAAGCCAGGAATAGGGGTGCTCGGGCGGGAAAAGCGCCTCGCAGAGGATTTTCGGAGCCAGCCCATAGGGGCGGTTTTCGTAGGTCTGCCGGCGCTCGTTCTTGACGACTTCTCGCTGGTTTGAGAATTTCTTTTCGTCGAGCGCATCGAGCAGAAAGCCCATGCGGTCGGATTCGAGCCAGAGCGCCAGTTCGAGAAAATTCGACGGCACATTTTCCCAGTAGTTTGTCCGGTCGCAACTCGTCGAGCCGTTCAAAACCCCGCCCGCCTCCTGCACCAGCCGGAAATACTCTCGGGCGTGCTTCGAA
Proteins encoded in this region:
- the sixA gene encoding phosphohistidine phosphatase SixA, giving the protein MQLYLVQHAQAKSEAEDPQRSLTKEGKQIALRMAGFAARRNITVAEIWHSEKLRARQTAEIFAEAIPPQAGMHEKPGLGPLEDVTPLVSALAGARDNLMIVGHLPHLSRLASRLLCQDETKTIVAFQMAGIVRLDREGAGEWSLRWIVAPELVA
- a CDS encoding pitrilysin family protein is translated as MLKVPFETYKLANGLEVILHEDHSIPVVAVNIWYHVGSKDEKRGNTGFAHLFEHMMFQGSKHAREYFRLVQEAGGVLNGSTSCDRTNYWENVPSNFLELALWLESDRMGFLLDALDEKKFSNQREVVKNERRQTYENRPYGLAPKILCEALFPPEHPYSWLTIGTEEDLERASLEDIEQFFRTYYTPSNASLALAGDFQPDEARQLVEKYFAEIPPGPPFTRVERWLPRLAAEKRIGAEDRVQLPRLYLVWPSPPQFEADEPEMEILAYILGDGKSSRLFRSLVYEKQIAQEVSVAQFSQEIAGQFQIVATAKPGHSTAELEAAIDERIEELKLAPPTEEEIGRARNKLETFFVEQLERIGGFGGRADALNRYNVFLGDPGHIEKDIERYLRVDASGVQRAASIYLSNGRVNLSVVPLTATVPIGSGKARTEGDGRGEPLVVNAPGEDAEGKPPRPQSQAVGKVTAGDRSRQPAPAATPPFSLPKIQRKKLASMKSGLAHGLEIVLVEKHKLPVMVALLLVKAGAAADPNDQPGLATMVATMLDEGTATRSSIELASELEFIGARLEARADRDESLVVIESLKKHWPKALELFADVVQQASFPAIELERVREQQLTELLRLKDNPAALANQISLGVLYGNDSPYGHPIEGTQAFVSQVTLEQMESFYRAHYRPERAVLILVGDTTLDEAAAEVEAAFTPSLQSEALGERRGWDGPAVMPAVMSDKPADNMAGLRQPTCVYLLDKPAAAQSVLRAGHVTVPRNHPDYFPLVVMNAVLGGQFVSRLNMNLRERRGYSYGFQSRFDWLRGPSNLLAGGSVETAVTREAIQEILKEFREIRSERPISLSELDAAKAAIIRGYPRGFETPAQIASRLWEMVLFDLPEDYFESFQQRVEAVSLEDARRVARQYLDPDHLMILVVGDRNALEPKLKELNLPLKQLDTGGMIVLERQKRENGK